One Chlamydiales bacterium genomic window, ATATGAGCTGGCAAAAAATTCTTCGGCAAAATATTACCTCTTTAGAAGAGCTTTCAGCATTTATAGATCTAAAATTCCCTGAGGATAAAAACTTTAATTTTCCTATCAATCTCCCATTACGGCTCGCAAAAAAAATTGAAAAAGGAAACCCTGATGACCCAATTTTAAGACAATTTGTTCCTTCCTGTAAGGAAAAAGATATAGATCCATTGTATTTAGCTGATCCTGTCGGTGATCAACAGGCTAGATGTGCTCCAAAAAATTTAAAAAAATATCAACAGCGGATGCTCATACTTACCACTCAAGCCTGTGGAATGCATTGCCGCTATTGCTTTCGACAAAATTTCCCTTATACTAAACAACAAGGATTTGTAGAAGAGATCAGTCAGATCAAAGCTGATAAGAGTTTAAGGGAAGTCATTCTTAGTGGTGGAGATCCTCTATCTTTAAATGATAAATTATTAAATAATTTAATCACTGATCTTTCTCATATTCCACACCTCAAACGGTTGAGATTCCATACCCGTTTTCCTATTGGGATCCCTGAACGTATTACCCCTACATTTTTGCAAATATTATCTCATTGCTCTTTACAAATCTGGTTTGTTATCCACTCTAATCATCCTCGTGAGCTCGATTCTGATGTATTAAAAGCTGTAAAATCTATTCAATGTATGGGAATTCCAGTACTCAACCAATCTGTTTTGCTTCATGGGGTGAATGATACTATTGAAGTTTTGCAAGAACATTGTGAAAAGCTTGTCGATCATGGTATTCAGCCCTACTATTTACATCAGCTTGATCGGATTCAAGGAGCAAGACATTTTGAAGTGAAAAAAGCAAAAGGCCTTGATCTAATTAAACAACTTAGAGAACAAATTTCAGGGTACGCTGTGCCAGCTTATGTCCAAGAAATCGCCAATGAAAAATCTAAAACTTTAATTAATTAATCTATGGCTCAAGAAATCCTTTTAAATCAATTAAGATATATTTCAATCCAAAGATCTCTTAAATTTTATCCACTGTCTGAATACCAATAATTTCTAGTCCTTTTTGCATGGTTTTAGCCACAACTTCACATAAAAGAAGACGTTGATTTTGCTGAGGAAGACCTTTG contains:
- a CDS encoding KamA family radical SAM protein, translated to MSWQKILRQNITSLEELSAFIDLKFPEDKNFNFPINLPLRLAKKIEKGNPDDPILRQFVPSCKEKDIDPLYLADPVGDQQARCAPKNLKKYQQRMLILTTQACGMHCRYCFRQNFPYTKQQGFVEEISQIKADKSLREVILSGGDPLSLNDKLLNNLITDLSHIPHLKRLRFHTRFPIGIPERITPTFLQILSHCSLQIWFVIHSNHPRELDSDVLKAVKSIQCMGIPVLNQSVLLHGVNDTIEVLQEHCEKLVDHGIQPYYLHQLDRIQGARHFEVKKAKGLDLIKQLREQISGYAVPAYVQEIANEKSKTLIN